In Plasmodium falciparum 3D7 genome assembly, chromosome: 8, the following proteins share a genomic window:
- a CDS encoding ribosomal protein L21, apicoplast, putative — protein sequence MFFFSSKNKSFLLWASFMLIYFTNISIYVSKIHHHGLNKKIYNLNFVSNVFKYNARRRGNSLNVLINSPAQVKLSEMEDAKDRSGKYCIIEICGKIRWVEEGRFYDVFRIKQEENRNIYLNRILFYSNEEGNIFFGRPFLDNVRIHATVLNHFRGHKIYRLKYKPKKNYKRFYGHRQEMTRIKINKIEYNNELLGQEKRIYNFFKDDSLYYILNRIHNIVRPSLELKHLKKNFIEYINSFCSLKFETFYKHKGNYKKEKMLRNILKTKKLSKRPEVIEEVKKIEEEKKKQRLTKCDPLDDFDPVVNEFMIKEHFYS from the coding sequence atgttttttttttcgagtaaaaataaatcatttttgCTATGGGCAAGTTTTatgcttatatattttactaaCATATCAATATACGTAAGCAAAATACATCATCATGgtttgaataaaaaaatatataatttaaattttgtGAGTAATGTATTTAAGTATAATGCAAGAAGGAGAGGTAATTCATTAAATGTTTTAATCAATTCTCCAGCACAAGTAAAATTATCCGAAATGGAAGATGCTAAAGATAGAAGTGGGAAATATTGTATTATAGAAATATGTGGGAAAATTAGATGGGTAGAAGAAGGTCGGTTTTATGATGTATTTAGAATAAAACAAGAagaaaatagaaatatatatttgaatagaattttattttatagtaATGAAGAGgggaatatattttttgggAGACCATTTTTAGATAATGTTAGAATTCATGCAACCGTATTAAATCATTTTAGAggacataaaatatatcgaTTGAAATATAAAccgaaaaaaaattataaaagattTTATGGGCATAGACAAGAAATGACaagaattaaaataaataaaattgaatataataatgaattacTTGGACaggaaaaaagaatttataatttctttaaaGATGATtctctatattatatattaaatcgtATACATAATATAGTAAGACCAAGTTTAGaattaaaacatttaaaaaaaaattttatagaatatattaattctttCTGCTCTTTGAAATTCGAAactttttataaacataaaggtaattacaaaaaagaaaaaatgctTCGTAATATtctaaaaacaaaaaaattaagtaaAAGACCTGAAGTTATTGAAGAagttaaaaaaatagaagaagaaaaaaagaaacaacgATTAACTAAATGTGACCCTCTGGATGATTTTGATCCAGTTGTAAATGAATTTATGATAAAAGAACATTtctattcataa